One Comamonas endophytica DNA window includes the following coding sequences:
- a CDS encoding inositol phosphate phosphatase SopB — protein MSVAISHRNALQPATLPSPGSQDGMEGARQAKDKSAAGLEGREGPRSIRPSTPVRIAGMVDGAQLARSLSERTLHAATPQQIGARRDLTAGLVNKLINAIESERAKDGVLSQQGEALRECVNRFADAFELLGEGPVVGDRLLAQMERLEDVAASLESGIDADPGTLLAGPEVDSLRKSLLAQVQDRLSYLGRTVDNAPLSLPHMYESKAQFSEVAVRVLDTQLDRVDLGAVQRDMLEKARKSIFQARAGQLHQEAREHAGKLGDPRKVLGSKPSRFLGMLGMGEQHRAREALGRELLACAAGGALPGCDTPQIDEQTLVQDTLKKLFKEAGLDTSGLKHAFHRGMNDVLNNGQEWGPVRNGMQLRTDGETLLSHSEITPAGDFSRDHENPLKPELGRTASYRGRGINSHDTTEYHHGVNVAQTRLLDGQGQVLFSGMRHGVISAFGINQDAVRHMSDQELAPMVKALLPEHLWTSTNHPVPNLTGALEAVRQDSRLVDTMRANANHNRARDTVLSTLLADSALAQRAFSGGAVALDILSISLLTPDNVRPLVSDASKNERQMMREQMQAWDSVKGEQSFLVADGTGRMRTIKVNVNPVACNYGVNAGAVGSASWLVGGWDNVEGINGKAIGELLGGDIASLATTGMPGGLIGERMQALEEQVRTDHEELQHAVQVGDELQADKARARLRLDEPRLAQARELARQIARIHQDGSYRSAGQEPYKMPTRLAVLAEMFGLKVLFNCKSGKDRTGELDAEIKHFKLQMGLSGKVPDHERTRSAAEIAQFHEVVTQSGNFEMQRLNTGYAGYKLKGVEALYRQFGGERKGDALTANFHGLSHLTAS, from the coding sequence TTGTCCGTCGCCATCAGCCACCGCAACGCGCTGCAGCCTGCCACGCTGCCTTCTCCGGGCAGCCAGGACGGCATGGAAGGCGCGCGACAGGCCAAGGACAAGTCCGCCGCCGGACTCGAAGGCAGGGAGGGACCGCGCAGCATCCGTCCTTCGACGCCGGTGCGCATTGCGGGCATGGTCGACGGCGCCCAGCTCGCGCGATCGCTTTCGGAACGCACGCTCCATGCAGCGACCCCGCAGCAGATCGGCGCGCGGCGCGACCTGACGGCGGGGCTGGTCAACAAGCTCATCAACGCCATTGAAAGCGAGCGCGCGAAGGACGGCGTGCTCAGCCAGCAGGGCGAGGCGCTGCGCGAATGCGTGAACCGCTTCGCGGATGCCTTCGAGTTGCTGGGCGAAGGCCCGGTCGTGGGGGACAGGCTGCTGGCGCAGATGGAGCGCCTGGAAGACGTCGCGGCTTCCCTCGAAAGCGGGATCGACGCGGATCCAGGCACGCTGCTCGCGGGCCCGGAGGTCGACAGCTTGCGCAAAAGCCTGCTGGCGCAGGTGCAGGACCGCCTTTCCTACCTGGGCCGCACGGTGGACAACGCTCCCCTGTCGCTGCCCCATATGTACGAAAGCAAGGCCCAGTTCTCCGAAGTCGCGGTGCGGGTCCTCGACACGCAGCTGGACCGCGTCGACCTGGGCGCCGTGCAGCGCGACATGCTGGAGAAGGCGCGCAAGAGCATCTTCCAGGCACGCGCCGGGCAGCTGCATCAGGAGGCGCGGGAGCACGCCGGGAAACTGGGCGATCCCCGGAAGGTGTTGGGCAGCAAACCCTCCCGGTTCCTGGGCATGCTCGGCATGGGCGAGCAGCACCGGGCGCGCGAAGCCCTGGGGCGGGAGCTGCTGGCGTGCGCGGCGGGAGGCGCGCTGCCCGGCTGCGACACGCCGCAGATCGACGAGCAGACCCTCGTCCAGGACACGCTCAAGAAGCTGTTCAAGGAGGCGGGGCTCGACACCAGCGGCCTGAAGCATGCTTTCCACAGGGGCATGAACGATGTCCTGAACAACGGCCAGGAGTGGGGGCCCGTGCGCAACGGGATGCAGCTGCGGACGGACGGCGAGACGCTGCTGAGCCATAGCGAGATCACCCCGGCAGGCGACTTCAGCCGGGACCATGAGAACCCCCTGAAGCCGGAACTCGGACGCACCGCGTCCTATCGCGGCAGGGGCATCAACTCGCACGACACCACCGAATACCACCACGGGGTGAACGTGGCGCAGACCCGGCTGCTCGATGGGCAGGGCCAGGTGCTGTTCTCGGGCATGCGCCATGGCGTGATCTCGGCCTTCGGCATCAACCAGGACGCCGTCCGGCACATGAGCGACCAGGAGCTCGCGCCCATGGTGAAGGCCTTGCTGCCCGAGCATCTCTGGACAAGCACGAACCATCCCGTGCCCAACCTGACGGGGGCCCTGGAGGCGGTGCGCCAGGATTCCCGGCTGGTCGATACCATGCGTGCCAACGCCAACCACAACCGCGCGCGCGACACCGTGCTCTCCACCTTGCTGGCCGACAGCGCGCTGGCGCAGCGCGCCTTCTCTGGCGGCGCCGTGGCGCTGGACATCCTGTCGATCTCGCTGCTGACGCCGGACAACGTGCGGCCCCTCGTCTCCGACGCCTCGAAGAACGAGCGCCAGATGATGCGGGAGCAGATGCAGGCATGGGACAGCGTGAAGGGCGAGCAGAGCTTCCTGGTTGCCGATGGCACGGGCCGGATGCGCACGATCAAGGTGAACGTGAACCCCGTGGCCTGCAACTACGGCGTGAACGCCGGCGCCGTCGGTTCGGCCTCGTGGCTGGTCGGTGGCTGGGACAACGTGGAGGGCATCAACGGAAAGGCCATCGGCGAGCTGCTGGGCGGCGATATCGCATCGTTGGCAACCACTGGCATGCCCGGCGGCCTGATCGGCGAACGCATGCAGGCGCTGGAGGAGCAGGTGCGCACGGATCACGAGGAGCTCCAGCACGCCGTTCAGGTGGGCGACGAGCTGCAGGCCGACAAGGCGCGCGCCCGGCTGCGCCTCGACGAACCCCGCCTGGCCCAGGCACGCGAGCTCGCGCGGCAGATCGCGCGGATCCACCAGGATGGCAGCTATCGCAGCGCGGGCCAGGAGCCCTACAAGATGCCGACGCGGCTGGCGGTGCTGGCCGAGATGTTCGGCCTCAAGGTCCTGTTCAATTGCAAGAGCGGCAAGGACCGCACCGGCGAGCTCGACGCCGAGATCAAGCACTTCAAGCTGCAGATGGGCCTGAGCGGCAAGGTGCCGGACCACGAGCGCACCCGCAGCGCCGCGGAAATCGCCCAGTTCCACGAGGTCGTGACCCAGAGCGGCAACTTCGAGATGCAGCGCCTGAACACCGGCTACGCGGGCTACAAGCTCAAGGGCGTGGAGGCGCTGTACCGGCAGTTCGGCGGCGAGAGGAAGGGCGACGCGCTCACCGCCAATTTCCACGGCCTTTCACACCTGACCGCCAGCTGA
- the gyrB gene encoding DNA topoisomerase (ATP-hydrolyzing) subunit B translates to MTADTTLPEPQGDSIEPTHKIDAQQAGASEGYGEGAIQILEGLEAVRKRPGMYIGDTSDGTGLHHLVFEVVDNSIDEALAGHCDDILVTIHADNSLSVIDNGRGIPTGVKMNDKHEPKRSAAEIALTELHAGGKFNQNSYKVSGGLHGVGVSCVNALSSWLKLTVRREGKAHEIDFARGFVQNRLIEEVDGVEISPMRIIGPSDKRGTKVHFLPDTEIFTQNNEFHYEILAKRLRELSFLNNGVRIRLKDERSGKEDDFSGAGGVRGFVNFINANKKVLHPTAFYATGSRPAESYGGIPGTEIGVEVAMQWNDGYSEQVLCFTNNIPQRDGGTHLTGLRAAMTRVIGKYIEQNELAKKAKVEVTGDDMREGLCCVLSVKVPEPKFSSQTKDKLVSSEVRAPVEDIVAKTLAEFLEERPNDAKLLCGKIIEAARAREAARKAREMTRRKGVLDGMGLPGKLADCQEKDPALSEIYIVEGDSAGGSAKQGRDRKFQAILPLRGKILNVEKARYEKLLASQEIITLITALGTGIGKASAESGKSSSDDFDPAKLRYHRIIIMTDADVDGAHIRTLLLTFFYRQMPELVERGHIYIAQPPLYKVKSGKEELYLKDGPALNSYLLRIALNHASVTTGGAQPRTLEGEELGKLAYMHLAAESVIERLSAFMDAEALRAIADGVQIKLDTLEEAQACAPVLEAKLRELTVTGVPAEVTGEIDPQSENPVLRISRHHHGNIKSSILTQDFVRSSDYAALSAEAQHFNGLLSEGAKAIRGEGDKARSERVGDFRQAMQWLLSEAERTTSRQRYKGLGEMNPAQLWETTMDPNVRSLLQVGISDAIEADRVFTMLMGDEVEPRRNFIEANALRAGNIDV, encoded by the coding sequence ATGACCGCTGACACTACGCTGCCCGAACCCCAAGGCGACTCGATCGAGCCGACCCACAAGATCGACGCCCAGCAGGCCGGCGCCAGCGAAGGCTATGGCGAAGGCGCGATCCAGATCCTCGAAGGCCTCGAGGCGGTGCGCAAGCGCCCCGGCATGTACATCGGCGACACGTCCGACGGCACCGGCCTGCACCACCTGGTCTTCGAGGTCGTCGACAACTCCATCGACGAAGCGCTGGCCGGCCACTGCGACGACATCCTCGTCACCATCCACGCGGACAACTCCCTGTCCGTCATCGACAACGGCCGCGGCATTCCCACCGGCGTGAAGATGAACGACAAGCACGAGCCCAAGCGCTCGGCCGCCGAAATCGCGCTGACCGAGCTGCACGCCGGCGGCAAGTTCAACCAGAACAGCTACAAGGTGTCGGGCGGCCTGCACGGCGTGGGCGTGTCCTGCGTGAACGCGCTGTCGTCCTGGCTCAAGCTCACGGTGCGCCGCGAGGGCAAGGCGCACGAGATCGACTTCGCGCGCGGCTTCGTGCAGAACCGCCTGATCGAAGAGGTCGACGGCGTCGAGATCTCGCCGATGCGCATCATCGGCCCGAGCGACAAGCGCGGCACCAAGGTCCACTTCCTGCCCGACACCGAGATCTTCACGCAGAACAACGAGTTCCACTACGAGATCCTGGCCAAGCGCCTGCGCGAGCTGTCCTTCCTGAACAACGGCGTGCGCATCCGCCTCAAGGACGAACGCTCGGGCAAGGAAGACGACTTCTCCGGCGCCGGCGGCGTGCGCGGCTTCGTGAACTTCATCAACGCCAACAAGAAGGTGCTGCACCCCACGGCCTTCTACGCCACGGGCTCGCGCCCGGCCGAGTCCTATGGCGGCATTCCCGGCACCGAGATCGGTGTCGAGGTGGCGATGCAGTGGAACGACGGCTACAGCGAGCAGGTGCTGTGCTTCACCAACAACATCCCGCAGCGCGACGGCGGCACCCACCTCACGGGCCTGCGCGCCGCGATGACGCGCGTCATCGGCAAGTACATCGAGCAGAACGAGTTGGCCAAGAAGGCCAAGGTCGAGGTCACGGGCGACGACATGCGCGAGGGGCTGTGCTGCGTGCTCAGCGTCAAGGTGCCCGAGCCCAAGTTCTCGAGCCAGACCAAGGACAAGCTGGTGTCGAGCGAAGTGCGCGCGCCGGTCGAGGACATCGTCGCCAAGACCCTGGCCGAGTTCCTGGAAGAGCGCCCGAACGACGCCAAGCTGCTGTGCGGCAAGATCATCGAGGCCGCCCGCGCCCGCGAGGCCGCGCGCAAGGCGCGTGAAATGACGCGCCGCAAGGGCGTGCTCGACGGCATGGGCCTGCCCGGCAAGCTCGCCGACTGCCAGGAAAAGGACCCCGCGCTCAGCGAAATCTACATCGTCGAGGGCGACTCCGCCGGCGGCTCCGCCAAGCAGGGCCGCGACCGCAAGTTCCAGGCCATCCTGCCCCTGCGCGGCAAGATCCTGAACGTCGAGAAGGCGCGCTACGAGAAGCTGCTCGCCAGCCAGGAAATCATCACGCTGATCACGGCGCTTGGCACCGGCATCGGCAAGGCCAGCGCCGAGTCAGGCAAGAGCAGCAGCGACGATTTCGACCCCGCCAAGCTGCGCTACCACCGCATCATCATCATGACCGACGCGGACGTGGACGGCGCGCACATCCGCACCCTGCTGCTGACCTTCTTCTACCGCCAGATGCCCGAGCTCGTCGAGCGCGGCCACATCTACATCGCCCAGCCGCCGCTGTACAAGGTCAAGAGCGGCAAGGAAGAGCTCTACCTAAAGGACGGCCCGGCCCTCAACAGCTACCTGCTGCGCATCGCCTTGAACCACGCCAGCGTCACCACCGGCGGTGCCCAGCCGCGCACGCTGGAGGGCGAGGAGCTGGGCAAGCTGGCCTATATGCACCTGGCGGCGGAATCGGTCATCGAGCGGCTGTCGGCTTTCATGGACGCCGAAGCTCTGCGGGCGATTGCCGATGGGGTGCAGATCAAGCTTGATACGCTGGAGGAAGCGCAGGCCTGCGCGCCGGTTTTGGAGGCCAAGCTGCGCGAGCTGACCGTGACTGGCGTCCCTGCTGAAGTCACCGGCGAGATCGACCCGCAGTCTGAGAATCCGGTGCTGCGGATCAGCCGGCATCATCATGGGAATATTAAGAGCTCTATCTTGACGCAGGACTTTGTGCGGAGTTCTGACTATGCGGCGTTGTCGGCTGAGGCGCAGCATTTCAATGGACTGCTCTCGGAAGGTGCCAAGGCGATTCGTGGAGAAGGCGACAAGGCTCGCTCGGAGCGCGTTGGGGACTTCCGCCAAGCCATGCAGTGGTTGCTGTCTGAGGCGGAGCGGACTACCAGCCGCCAACGCTATAAAGGTCTTGGTGAGATGAACCCGGCGCAGCTTTGGGAGACTACTATGGATCCTAATGTTCGTAGTCTGCTGCAGGTTGGCATTAGTGATGCTATTGAGGCGGATCGGGTGTTTACCATGTTGATGGGGGATGAGGTCGAGCCGCGACGCAACTTTATTGAGGCTAATGCGTTGAGGGCGGGGAATATTGACGTTTGA
- the dnaN gene encoding DNA polymerase III subunit beta, translating to MIVLKATQDKVLAVLQSVSGIVERRHTLPILANVLIRKTGNALQLTTSDLEIQIRTTVELGGDTGDFTTTVGARKLIDILKTMPGDQTVALETSQNKIVLKGGKSRFTLQTLPAEDFPLVQEAAAFGPSFSVPQKVLKDLLGQVSFAMAVQDIRYYLNGILFVAEGKTLSLVATDGHRLAFSSATLDVEVPKQEVILPRKTVLELQRLLSDVGGDNQPHIEMQFANNQAKFTFGGMEFVTKLVEGKFPDYNRVIPKNHSNSVTLGRAPLLASLQRTAIMTSDKFKGVRLTLEPGTLRVASNNAEQEEAVDELDIDYGGATIEIGFNVTYLIDALTNMAQDMVKIDLADGNSSALLTIPDNEQFKYVVMPMRI from the coding sequence ATGATCGTCCTGAAGGCAACACAAGACAAGGTTCTCGCAGTCCTGCAGTCGGTGTCCGGCATCGTCGAGCGCCGCCACACGCTGCCCATCCTGGCCAATGTGCTGATCCGCAAGACAGGCAACGCCCTGCAACTCACCACCAGCGACCTGGAAATCCAGATCCGCACCACCGTCGAGCTCGGCGGCGACACCGGCGACTTCACCACCACCGTGGGCGCGCGCAAGCTGATCGACATCCTGAAGACCATGCCCGGCGACCAGACCGTGGCGCTGGAAACCAGCCAGAACAAGATCGTGCTCAAGGGCGGCAAGAGCCGCTTCACGCTGCAGACCCTGCCGGCCGAGGACTTCCCGCTGGTGCAGGAAGCCGCGGCCTTCGGCCCCTCGTTCAGCGTGCCGCAGAAGGTGCTCAAGGACCTGCTGGGCCAGGTCTCGTTCGCGATGGCCGTGCAGGACATCCGCTACTACCTCAATGGCATCCTGTTCGTCGCCGAGGGCAAGACGCTGAGCCTGGTGGCCACCGACGGCCACCGCCTGGCCTTCTCCAGCGCCACGCTCGACGTCGAGGTGCCCAAGCAGGAAGTGATCCTGCCGCGCAAGACCGTGCTCGAGCTGCAGCGCCTGCTGTCCGACGTCGGCGGCGACAACCAGCCGCACATCGAGATGCAGTTCGCCAACAACCAGGCGAAGTTCACCTTCGGCGGCATGGAGTTCGTGACCAAGCTGGTCGAGGGCAAGTTCCCCGACTACAACCGCGTCATCCCCAAGAACCACAGCAACAGCGTGACCCTGGGCCGCGCGCCGCTGCTCGCGAGCCTGCAGCGCACGGCCATCATGACCAGCGACAAGTTCAAGGGCGTGCGCCTCACGCTCGAGCCCGGCACGCTGCGCGTGGCGTCGAACAACGCCGAGCAGGAAGAGGCCGTGGACGAACTCGACATCGACTACGGCGGCGCCACGATCGAGATCGGCTTCAACGTCACCTACCTGATCGATGCCCTCACCAACATGGCGCAGGACATGGTGAAGATCGACCTGGCCGATGGCAACAGCTCGGCGCTGCTGACCATTCCCGACAACGAGCAGTTCAAGTACGTCGTCATGCCGATGCGCATCTGA
- the rpmH gene encoding 50S ribosomal protein L34, producing MKRTYQPSKTRRARTHGFLVRMKTKGGRAVINARRAKGRKRLAV from the coding sequence ATGAAACGTACTTACCAGCCCTCCAAGACACGCCGCGCCCGTACCCACGGCTTCCTCGTCCGCATGAAGACCAAGGGCGGCCGTGCTGTCATCAACGCACGTCGCGCCAAGGGCCGCAAGCGCCTGGCCGTCTAA
- a CDS encoding ribonuclease P protein component produces MQRLKTRPQFQAAMAGGIVSRTPHFALHRLVLGGDVPATPPSGPGGLPSAQAPQALFAMAPGPWLGAMAPKRWAKRSVTRHAINRQVYVLGDEYAPQLACAAYVVRLRATFDRKQFISATSEVLKQAVRAELHQLFAYAVRRQNAPASPAPKAKAVPAQAAAPAEAVPARAAP; encoded by the coding sequence ATGCAACGGCTGAAAACGCGTCCGCAGTTCCAGGCTGCGATGGCGGGAGGCATCGTCTCCCGTACCCCGCACTTTGCCTTGCATCGGCTGGTACTCGGCGGGGATGTGCCTGCAACGCCTCCCTCAGGGCCCGGCGGCTTGCCTTCAGCGCAAGCCCCGCAGGCCCTGTTTGCCATGGCGCCCGGCCCCTGGCTCGGCGCCATGGCGCCCAAGCGCTGGGCCAAGCGCTCCGTCACGCGCCATGCGATCAACCGCCAGGTCTATGTGCTGGGCGACGAATACGCGCCGCAGCTGGCCTGCGCCGCCTACGTGGTGCGCCTGCGCGCCACCTTCGACCGCAAGCAGTTCATCAGCGCGACGTCCGAGGTGCTGAAGCAGGCGGTGCGCGCCGAGCTGCACCAGCTTTTCGCCTACGCCGTGCGCCGCCAGAACGCGCCGGCGTCTCCGGCACCCAAGGCCAAGGCTGTGCCGGCGCAGGCCGCCGCCCCCGCAGAAGCCGTTCCAGCGAGGGCTGCCCCATGA
- a CDS encoding RtcB family protein, with translation MPKQTYNVQEVPGGVPVKMWTKGVPVEEEARQQLANAARLPIVFKHIAAMPDVHLGIGATVGSVIPTLKAIIPAAVGVDIGCGMMAAKTTLRAEDLPDNLGKLRSAIEKAVPHGSAPKHKGRDVGSWGDRPPETVDKAWAGLADEFDALCELHPRLRHTNNRKHLGTLGSGNHFIEVCLDEVGFVWFMLHSGSRGVGNAIGTHFIELAKKDAERHQRNLPDQDLAYFEEGAQYFGDYVRGVSWAQKFAMKNREVMMANLIATVRSVITKPFEVYVEAVNCHHNYVQQERHFGQDVFVTRKGAVSARRGEMGIIPGSMGARSYIVRGLGNPESFESCSHGAGRVMSRTKAKKMFTVADQVRATAGVECRKDANVIDEIPMAYKDIDAVMAAQSDLVEVVHTLKQVVCVKG, from the coding sequence ATGCCCAAACAGACCTACAACGTACAAGAAGTCCCAGGAGGCGTCCCCGTAAAAATGTGGACCAAAGGCGTTCCCGTCGAAGAAGAAGCCCGCCAACAACTAGCCAACGCCGCTCGCCTCCCCATCGTCTTCAAGCACATCGCCGCCATGCCCGACGTGCACCTGGGCATTGGCGCCACTGTGGGTTCGGTGATCCCCACGCTCAAGGCGATCATCCCGGCGGCCGTGGGTGTGGATATCGGCTGCGGGATGATGGCGGCGAAGACCACGCTGCGCGCCGAGGATCTGCCGGACAATCTGGGGAAGCTGCGCTCGGCCATCGAGAAAGCGGTGCCGCATGGCTCGGCGCCCAAGCATAAGGGGCGCGACGTGGGCAGTTGGGGCGACAGGCCGCCGGAGACGGTGGACAAGGCCTGGGCTGGGCTGGCCGATGAGTTCGATGCGCTGTGCGAGCTGCATCCGCGGCTGAGGCATACCAACAACCGCAAGCACCTGGGCACGCTGGGCAGCGGCAATCACTTTATCGAGGTCTGCCTGGACGAGGTCGGCTTCGTGTGGTTCATGCTGCACTCGGGCTCGCGCGGGGTGGGCAATGCCATTGGCACGCATTTCATCGAGCTGGCGAAGAAGGATGCGGAGCGGCACCAGCGCAATCTGCCCGATCAGGACCTGGCCTATTTCGAGGAAGGGGCGCAGTATTTCGGCGACTATGTGCGCGGCGTGTCGTGGGCGCAGAAGTTTGCGATGAAGAACCGCGAGGTGATGATGGCCAACCTCATCGCCACGGTGCGCTCGGTCATTACCAAGCCTTTCGAGGTCTACGTCGAGGCGGTCAACTGCCACCACAACTATGTGCAGCAGGAGCGCCACTTCGGCCAGGATGTGTTCGTCACGCGCAAGGGCGCGGTGAGCGCGCGGCGTGGCGAGATGGGCATCATTCCGGGGAGCATGGGGGCGCGCAGCTATATCGTGCGCGGGCTGGGCAATCCGGAGAGCTTCGAGAGCTGCAGCCATGGCGCGGGCCGGGTCATGAGCCGCACCAAGGCGAAGAAGATGTTCACGGTCGCGGACCAGGTCCGGGCCACGGCGGGGGTCGAGTGCCGCAAGGATGCCAACGTCATCGACGAGATTCCCATGGCCTACAAGGACATCGATGCCGTCATGGCGGCGCAGAGCGATCTGGTCGAGGTGGTGCATACCTTGAAGCAGGTCGTTTGCGTGAAGGGGTAA
- a CDS encoding DHCW motif cupin fold protein — translation MKLANIPFITTDWSTLPRTEHSAEAGQAFWRTQHFGDVRVRMVEYTAGYVSDHWCSKGHVLLCLEGELETELQDGRRFTLKPGMSYQVADDAEAHRSRSVGGARLFIVD, via the coding sequence ATGAAACTTGCCAACATTCCCTTCATCACCACCGACTGGTCCACCCTCCCCCGCACCGAGCATTCCGCCGAAGCCGGCCAGGCCTTCTGGCGGACGCAGCACTTCGGCGACGTGCGCGTGCGCATGGTCGAGTACACGGCGGGGTATGTGTCGGACCATTGGTGCAGCAAGGGCCATGTGCTGCTGTGCCTGGAGGGCGAGCTGGAGACCGAGCTGCAGGACGGCCGCAGGTTCACGCTGAAACCTGGCATGAGCTACCAGGTGGCGGACGATGCCGAGGCGCACCGCTCGCGCTCCGTGGGCGGGGCCCGGCTGTTCATCGTCGATTGA
- the yidD gene encoding membrane protein insertion efficiency factor YidD, which translates to MMRALLMALVRGYRLTLSPWLGSACRFEPTCSVYALGALERHGAAAGSYLTLRRLARCHPWCDGGHDPVPTQAPRLFACCQPSSSTTQPSSKKSS; encoded by the coding sequence ATGATGCGTGCCCTGCTCATGGCACTGGTGCGGGGCTACCGCCTGACCTTGAGCCCCTGGCTTGGCTCGGCCTGCCGTTTCGAGCCCACCTGCTCCGTGTATGCGCTGGGCGCCCTCGAGCGGCATGGCGCGGCCGCGGGCAGCTATTTGACCCTGCGCCGGCTGGCGCGCTGCCATCCGTGGTGTGATGGCGGTCATGATCCGGTCCCCACGCAGGCGCCCCGGCTGTTTGCCTGCTGCCAGCCTTCTTCTTCGACCACCCAACCTTCCTCAAAGAAGTCTTCATGA
- the dnaA gene encoding chromosomal replication initiator protein DnaA — protein MTEEPNNDAGQGLWQVCVEQLGQDLPEQQFNTWIKPLTATVAEDFSKVTVHVANRFKLDWIRAQYAGRISAMLEALYGQPVTLELALAHRESVTRTYVRPPSADRPGVQETQQITTSAAPEEPAAPGFRTRLNAALTFDTLVEGTANRMARSAAMHVAGSPGHLYNPLFIYGGVGLGKTHLMHAVGNQLLADKPDSKVLYIHAEQFVSDVVKAYQRRTFDEFKERYHSLDLLLIDDVQFFANKDRTQEEFFNAFEALLAKKSHIVMTSDTYPKGLANIHERLVSRFDSGLTVAIEPPELEMRVAILINKARAENADMPEEVAFFVAKNVRSNVRELEGALRKILAYSRFNQKEVSIQLAREALRDLLSIQNRQISVENIQKTVADYYKIKVADMYSKKRPASIARPRQIAMYLAKELTQKSLPEIGELFGGRDHTTVLHAVRKIAGERQQLTELNQQLHVLEQTLKG, from the coding sequence ATGACCGAGGAACCTAACAACGACGCCGGCCAAGGCCTGTGGCAGGTCTGCGTGGAGCAGCTGGGGCAGGATCTGCCCGAACAGCAGTTCAACACCTGGATCAAGCCGCTCACGGCCACGGTGGCTGAGGACTTTTCAAAGGTCACGGTCCACGTGGCCAACCGCTTCAAGCTCGACTGGATCCGCGCGCAGTATGCCGGGCGCATCTCGGCCATGCTCGAGGCCCTCTATGGCCAGCCCGTCACCCTGGAGTTGGCGCTCGCTCACCGGGAATCGGTGACGCGCACTTACGTGCGCCCGCCTTCCGCCGACCGTCCCGGCGTGCAGGAAACGCAGCAGATCACCACCAGCGCCGCGCCGGAAGAACCCGCCGCGCCGGGTTTCCGCACGCGCCTGAACGCCGCCCTGACCTTCGACACCCTGGTCGAGGGCACGGCCAACCGCATGGCGCGCTCGGCGGCCATGCATGTCGCGGGCTCACCCGGCCATCTGTACAACCCGCTGTTCATCTACGGCGGCGTGGGCCTGGGCAAGACCCACCTGATGCACGCCGTGGGCAACCAGCTGCTGGCGGACAAGCCCGACAGCAAAGTTCTCTACATCCACGCCGAGCAGTTCGTGTCGGATGTGGTCAAGGCCTACCAGCGCCGCACCTTCGACGAGTTCAAGGAGCGCTACCACTCGCTCGACCTGTTGTTGATCGACGACGTGCAGTTCTTCGCCAACAAGGACCGCACCCAGGAGGAGTTCTTCAACGCCTTCGAGGCGCTGCTGGCCAAGAAGAGCCACATCGTCATGACCAGCGACACCTACCCCAAGGGCCTGGCCAACATCCACGAGCGCCTGGTGTCGCGCTTCGATTCGGGCCTGACGGTGGCCATCGAGCCGCCTGAGCTCGAGATGCGCGTCGCGATCCTGATCAACAAGGCGCGCGCCGAGAACGCCGACATGCCCGAGGAAGTGGCGTTCTTCGTGGCGAAGAATGTGCGCTCCAACGTGCGCGAGCTCGAAGGCGCGCTGCGCAAGATCCTGGCCTATTCGCGCTTCAACCAGAAGGAAGTCTCGATCCAGCTGGCACGCGAGGCGCTGCGCGACCTGCTGTCGATCCAGAACCGGCAGATTTCCGTGGAAAATATCCAGAAGACGGTGGCCGACTACTACAAGATCAAGGTCGCCGACATGTACAGCAAGAAGCGCCCGGCCAGCATCGCGCGGCCGCGCCAGATTGCCATGTACCTGGCCAAGGAGCTGACGCAGAAGAGCCTGCCCGAGATCGGCGAGCTGTTCGGCGGCCGCGACCACACCACGGTGCTGCATGCGGTGCGCAAGATCGCCGGCGAACGCCAGCAGCTCACCGAACTCAACCAACAACTGCACGTGCTCGAGCAGACGCTCAAGGGCTGA